A single Oryctolagus cuniculus chromosome 18, mOryCun1.1, whole genome shotgun sequence DNA region contains:
- the ANKRD11 gene encoding ankyrin repeat domain-containing protein 11 isoform X3, whose translation MGLSGIRAGYPLSERQQVALLMQMTAEESANSPVDTTPKHPSQSTVCQKGTPTSASKTKDKVNKRNERGETRLHRAAIRGDARRIKELIGEGADVNVKDFAGWTALHEACNRGYYDVAKQLLAAGAEVNTKGLDDDTPLHDAANNGHYKVVKLLLRYGGNPQQSNRKGETPLKVASSPTMVNLLLGKGTYTSSEESSTADSSEEEDAPSFAPSSSVDGNNTDSEFEKGLKHKAKNPEPQKTATPVKDEYEFDEDDEQDRVPPVDDKHLLKKDYRKEAKANSFISIPKMEVKSYTKNSTIAPKKAAHRILSDTSDEEDAGLAVGPGEKLRLAAHAVVPANKTRESSNSKQQKEKNRVKKKRKKETKGKEVRFGKRSDKFCSSESESESSESEEDDGDSAGSSGGLKGSPLVLKDPSLLSSLSASSASSHGSSAAQKHNPSHTDQHAKHWRTDNWKTISSPAWSEVSSLSDSTRTRLTSESDYSSERSSVESLKPARKKQEHRKRPGLPSAPERKSAVPRLDKDGKVVKKHKTRHRHRDRGKGACAVSQELKLRSLAYEYEDCRPKAEKAGLLDSDGPADGKARVLRHERDHFKKEEKLSKMKSEEKEWLFKDDIVKVSKDEKSLKRVRELSRSFREDKERASRAEKEKPAKEEKLRPHKEERKKKAKERPCKAEKKEDRASKDKEKPKRERAPREDCAFDDYCAKGPFLENEDSKFSLSDDQHERWFSDLSDSTFDLRGEDSWDSPGTDYRDMKGDPVAKLILEPVKDDSKERKRDAKAREKPRDLRDAFFRKRDRDYLDKSAEKRKEQAEKHRGLPGYLAEKDKKRRELADGARERKRPEEAHREDGREHGVGEGLEPWERHHPAREREKREGPEKERKEKAKADKYKEKAGDRDRGDRPALDKCPKDKEFDKSVKDKKDTKEKHKDTHGKDKERKASLEQGRERKERPFPGSAPEDLPERKGKERSWYMADIFTDESEDEKEGLGDGLQDREDGREPHPPDRHRKPPADRPHAEKPKDKDPRDKRKDGGKERKEKPLEKGREKREKEAADRARDRRERPAGDAAPDRRSKQKLPDRADRRHCSEDKAKGKHREKVDREHARDRKSARGADSERSLLEKLEEEALHECREDGADRVSEASADSFAERSQDPGLSALLELSFPEPPADDKAKEACGLPERLREKERHRHSSSSSKKSHDRERAKKEKAEKKERSEDRQGCGQGEKELLGADPCGPPYGLGAEAEDALERTMDLLSAEKRDRNDPEREPAKRAEKELKPFGSSALSILKEKKRRERHREKWREERDKHRDRHARDKDNPPGAFKDKARDEGLRPGEARVKEKQDRGDAGKLGAGSEKPPPLPPPPPPRDVGRKDARPREKLLGDGDLMMTSFERMLSQKDLEVEERHKRHKERMKQMEKMRHRSGDPRLKEKAKAADEGRKKGLDLPLKKPLGPEPPCRDRKLKEAAPTPPAAESKLHGGPGAEPKDWLAGPPVKEGLPASPRPDQGRPTGVPTPTSVVSCPSYEEVMHTPRTPSCSAEDYTDLVFDCADSQHSMAVSATSTNACSPSFFDRFSVASSGLPENPSQTPTRPLSTNLYRSVSVDVRRTPEEEFSVGDKLFRQQSVPAASSYNSPVQHLLEDKGPLPAVPTDKFACLSPGYYSPDYGLPSPKAEALHCPPAAVVSVTPSPEGVFSSLQAKSSPSPRGELLAPPIEGSLAPDLGLPLDATEDQQATAAIIPPEPSYLEPLDEGPFSAVITEEPVEWAHPAAEQALSSENPVSWPVGSELLLKSPQRFPESPGHFCPAEPLPTAAPGPLGASETSYPVSPVSYPLPVPEPGLEEAKDHGVETLPVAVATAEEATPCAPPARLGPFFSNCTSLPEAPLAVEPEPPCMTTVAPVEPLGALENTFLDSSQNLPALAQVEPVAWPDAFPTSEDDLDLGPFSLPELPLQAKDVPDVEAEPVEAALGPPEKVPPGAPVAADGGDIPSLPAEEQPAPPPDQPCSRPASEHESSEAPRVELPVEGAVEAGTVADERGPEASDSGSAPAATGQQPLAGKDEETEATDHSAASQCPPDGPTVDSSTQSSTQPKAVDSAGRDEEEAVPAHAPALAENPPGGLQSEATEPEPKPPAEAPRVPKVEEIPQRMTRNRAQMLASQSKQSTPPAEREAPPTPAPRAKARGSEEEDAQSQHPRKRRFQRSSQQLQQLHTSTQQTREVIQQTLAAIVDAIKLDAIEPYHSDRSNPYFEYLQIRKKIEEKRKILCFIPPQAPQCYAEYVTYTGSYLLDGKPLSKLHIPVIAPPPSLAEPLKELFKQQEAVRGKLRLQHSIEREKLIVSCEQEILRVHCRAARTIANQAVPFSACTMLLDSEVYNMPLESQGDENKSVRDRFNARQFISWLQDVDDKYDRMKTCLLMRQQHEAAALNAVQRMEWQLKVQELDPAGHKSLCVNEVPSFYVPMVDVNDDFVLLPA comes from the exons GCTGGACAGCGCTGCACGAGGCGTGCAACCGTGGCTACTACGACGTTGCCAAGCAGCTGCTGGCCGCAGGTGCGGAGGTGAACACCAAGGGCCTGGATGACGACACGCCCCTGCACGATGCCGCCAACAACGGCCACTACAAG gtggtgaagctgctgctgcGGTATGGGGGGAATCCCCAGCAGAGCAACCGGAAGGGCGAGACGCCGCTGAAGGTGGCCAGCTCCCCCACCATGGTGAACCTGCTACTGGGCAAAGGCACCTACACCTCCAGCGAGGAGAGCTCCACGG cAGACAGCTCAGAAGAGGAGGATGCCCCGTCCTTCGCGCCGTCCAGCTCGGTGGACGGCAACAACACGGACTCTGAGTTTGAGAAGGGCCTGAAGCACAAGGCCAAGAACCCTGAGCCCCAGAAGACGGCGACGCCCGTCAAGGACGAGTACGAGTTCGACGAGGACGACGAGCAGGACCGGGTCCCCCCCGTGGACGACAAGCACTTGCTGAAGAAGGACTACAGGAAGGAAGCCAAGGCCAACAGCTTCATTTCCATACCCAAGATGGAAGTCAAAAGTTACACTAAGAACAGCACGATCGCACCAAAGAAGGCGGCCCATCGCATCCTGTCGGACACGTCCGACGAGGAGGACGCGGGCCTCGCGGTGGGGCCgggagagaaactgaggctcgcGGCACACGCAGTGGTGCCTGCTAACAAAACACGGGAGTCTTCTAACTCCAagcagcaaaaagaaaagaacagagtgAAAAAGAAgcgaaagaaagaaacaaaaggcaaaGAAGTTCGGTTTGGGAAAAGGAGCGACAAGTTCTGCTCGTCAGAGTCGGAGAGCGAGTCTTCAGAGAGTGAGGAAGACGACGGGGACTCGGCGGGGAGCTCCGGCGGCCTCAAGGGGTCCCCGCTGGTGCTGAAAGACCCCTCGCTGCTCAGCTCGCTGTccgcctcctccgcctcctcccacgGCAGCTCCGCAGCCCAGAAGCATAACCCCAGCCACACAGACCAGCACGCCAAGCACTGGCGCACGGACAACTGGAAAACCATTTCCTCTCCTGCCTGGTCCGAGGTGAGCTCCTTGTCAGACTCCACAAGGACGAGACTGACCAGCGAGTCTGACTACTCCTCGGAGCGCTCCAGCGTGGAGTCGCTGAAGCCCGCGAGGAAGAAGCAGGAGCACAGGAAGCGCCCCGGCCTGCCCAGCGCGCCCGAGAGGAAGAGCGCCGTCCCCAGGCTGGACAAGGACGGCAAGGTCGTCAAGAAACACAAAaccaggcacaggcacagggacaGGGGCAAAGGGGCCTGCGCCGTcagccaggagctgaagctgagAAGCCTAGCCTACGAGTACGAGGACTGCAGGCCCAAGGCCGAGAAGGCGGGGCTCCTGGACAGCGACGGCCCCGCCGACGGCAAAGCCAGGGTGCTGAGGCACGAGCGAGACCACTTTAAGAAGGAAGAgaaactcagcaaaatgaagtcGGAAGAAAAAGAATGGCTCTTTAAAGATGATATAGTGAAGGTCTCCAAAGACGAGAAGTCGCTGAAGAGAGTGAGGGAGCTGAGCAGGTCCTTCCGAGAAGACAAGGAGCGGGCAAGCCGGGCGGAGAAGGAGAAGCCGGCCAAGGAGGAGAAGCTGCGGCCGcacaaggaggagaggaagaagaaggcgAAGGAGCGGCCCTGCAAGGCCGAGAAGAAGGAGGACAGGGCCTCGAAAGACAAGGAGAAGCCCAAGAGGGAGCGAGCCCCGCGCGAAGACTGCGCCTTCGACGACTACTGCGCCAAGGGCCCATTCCTGGAGAACGAGGACAGCAAGTTCAGCCTCTCCGACGACCAGCACGAGAGGTGGTTCTCGGACCTGTCCGACTCCACCTTCGACTTGAGAGGGGAGGACAGCTGGGACTCTCCGGGGACGGACTACAGGGACATGAAGGGGGACCCCGTGGCCAAGCTGATCCTGGAGCCCGTGAAGGACGACAGCAAGGAGAGGAAGCGGGACGCCAAGGCCCGCGAGAAGCCCCGCGACCTGAGGGACGCCTTCTTCCGGAAGAGAGACCGGGACTATCTGGACAAGAGCGCCGAGAAGAGGAAAGAGCAGGCCGAGAAGCACAGGGGGCTCCCCGGCTACCTTGCGGAGAAGGACAAGAAGAGGAGGGAGCTTGCAGACGGGGCCCGGGAGCGGAAGCGGCCCGAGGAGGCGCACCGAGAGGACGGGAGGGAGCACGGCGTCGGCGagggcctggagccctgggagaGGCACCATCCCGCCCGCGAGCGGGAGAAGAGGGAGGGCCccgagaaggagaggaaggagaaggcgaAGGCCGACAAGTACAAGGAGAAGGCCGGCGACAGAGACAGGGGCGACAGGCCGGCCCTGGACAAGTGTCCCAAGGACAAGGAGTTCGACAAGAGTGTCAAAGACAAGAAAGACACCAAGGAGAAGCACAAGGACACGCACGGCAAAGACAAGGAGAGGAAGGCGTCCCTGGAGCAGGGGCGGGAGCGGAAGGAGAGGCCGTTCCCCGGCTCGGCCCCCGAAGACCTGCCCGAGCGGAAGggcaaggagaggagctggtacaTGGCCGACATCTTCACGGACGAGAGCGAGGACGAGAAGGAGGGCCTTGGGGACGGGCTCCAGGACCGCGAGGACGGCCGGGAGCCGCACCCCCCAGACAGACACAGGAAGCCCCCCGCAGACAGGCCGCACGCCGAGAAGCCCAAAGACAAGGACCCCAGGGACAAGAGGAAGGACGGCGGCAAGGAGCGGAAGGAGAAGCCCCtggagaaaggcagggagaagcGGGAGAAGGAGGCCGCGGACAGGGCCAGGGACCGGCGCGAGCGGCCCGCTGGCGACGCCGCCCCGGATAGGAGGAGCAAGCAGAAGCTGCCCGACAGGGCGGACAGGAGGCACTGCTCCGAAGACAAGGCCAAAGGCAAGCACCGGGAAAAGGTGGACAGGGAGCACGCCAGGGACCGGAAGTCGGCCCGGGGCGCGGACTCCGAGCGCAGCCTGCTGGAGAAGCTGGAGGAGGAGGCCCTGCACGAGTGCCGCGAGGACGGCGCTGACCGCGTGAGCGAGGCCTCGGCCGACAGCTTCGCCGAGCGCAGCCAGGACCCCGGCCTGAGCGCCCTCCTCGAGCTGTCCTTCCCGGAGCCGCCGGCCGACGACAAGGCCAAGGAGGCCTGCGGCCTGCCCGAGCGGCTGAGGGAGAAGGAGCGGCACAGGCACTCCTCGTCCTCGTCCAAGAAGAGCCACGACCGCGAGCGAGCCAAGAAGGAGAAGGCCGAGAAGAAGGAGCGCAGCGAGGACCGGCAGGGCTGCGGCCAGGGCGAGAAGGAGCTGCTGGGCGCCGACCCCTGCGGCCCTCCCTACGGCCTGGGCGCCGAGGCGGAGGACGCGCTGGAGCGGACCATGGACTTGCTCTCCGccgagaagagagacagaaacgaCCCCGAGCGCGAGCCTGCCAAGAGGGCCGAGAAAGAGCTCAAGCCGTTCGGGTCCAGCGCCCTCAGCATcttgaaggagaagaagaggagagagagacacagggagaagtgGCGCGAGGAGAGGGACAAGCACAGGGACCGCCACGCCAGGGACAAGGACAACCCCCCGGGCGCCTTCAAGGACAAGGCCAGGGACGAGGGCCTGAGGCCGGGTGAGGCCCGAGTGAAGGAGAAGCAGGACCGGGGCGACGCGGGGAAGCTGGGCGCCGGGAGCGAGAAGCCGCCGCCcctgccgccgcccccgccgccccgggaCGTGGGCAGGAAGGACGCCCGGCCACGCGAGAAGCTGCTGGGGGATGGCGACCTCATGATGACGAGCTTCGAGAGGATGCTGTCCCAGAAGGACCTGGAGGTGGAGGAGCGGCACAAGCGGCACAAGGAGCGCATGAAGCAGATGGAGAAGATGCGGCACCGCTCGGGGGACCCCAGGCTCAAGGAGAAGGCCAAGGCCGCCGACGAGGGGCGCAAGAAGGGCCTCGACCTCCCCCTGAAGAAGCCGCTGGGCCCCGAGCCCCCCTGCAGAGACCGGAAGCTCAAGGAGGCGGCGCCCACTCCACCCGCCGCCGAGAGCAAGCTGCACGGGGGGCCGGGCGCCGAACCCAAAGACTGGCTCGCCGGGCCTCCCGTGAAGGAGGGGCTGCCCGCCTCCCCCAGGCCCGACCAGGGCCGGCCGACCGGGGTGCCCACGCCCACCTCGGTGGTGTCCTGCCCCAGCTACGAGGAGGTGATGCACACGCCCAGGACCCCGTCCTGCTCGGCCGAGGACTACACCGACCTGGTGTTCGACTGCGCCGACTCCCAGCACTCGATGGCCGTCTCCGCCACCTCCACAAACGCCTGCTCCCCCTCGTTTTTTGACAGATTCTCCGTAGCCTCGAGTGGGCTCCCGGAAAACCCGAGCCAGACTCCCACGAGGCCTCTCTCCACAAACCTGTATCGCTCCGTGTCCGTGGACGTCAGGAGGACCCCCGAGGAGGAGTTCAGTGTTGGGGACAAGCTGTTCCGGCAGCAGAGTGTCCCCGCGGCCTCCAGCTACAACTCCCCAGTGCAGCACCTGCTGGAAGACAAGGGGCCCCTGCCGGCTGTCCCCACGGACAAGTTTGCCTGCCTGTCCCCAGGCTACTACTCCCCGGACTATGGCCTCCCCTCGCCCAAGGCCGAGGCCTTGCACTGCCCTCCTGCAGCCGTGGTCAGCGTCACCCCCTCCCCTGAGGGCGTCTTCTCCAGTTTACAGGCCAAATCCTCCCCTTCTCCCAGAGGCGAACTGCTGGCCCCTCCTATCGAAGGGTCTCTGGCTCCCGACCTGGGCCTTCCTCTGGATGCCACCGAGGACCAGCAAGCCACCGCCGCCATCATCCCCCCAGAGCCCAGCTACCTGGAGCCCCTGGACGAGGGCCCGTTCAGTGCCGTCATCACCGAGGAGCCTGTTGAGTGGGCCCACCCTGCGGCTGAGCAGGCCCTGTCCTCCGAAAACCCCGTCAGCTGGCCTGTGGGCTCGGAACTGCTGCTGAAGTCACCTCAGAGGTTCCCAGAGTCCCCGGGGCATTTCTGCCCTGCAGagcccctccccactgctgccccTGGACCCTTGGGTGCCTCCGAAACCTCGTACCCCGTCTCTCCTGTTTCCTACCCTTTGCCAGTTCCCGAGCCGGGGCTGGAGGAAGCCAAAGACCATGGGGTGGAGACACTGCCGGTCGCTGTCGCCACAGCCGAGGAGGCCACGCCCTGTGCACCGCCCGCGAGGCTGGGGCCCTTCTTCAGCAACTGCACCTCACTTCCGGAAGCGCCCCTGGCCGTGGAGCCCGAGCCTCCGTGTATGACCACCGTGGCTCCGGTGGAGCCTCTGGGAGCCTTGGAAAACACTTTCCTGGACAGCAGCCAGAACCTGCCTGCCCTCGCCCAGGTGGAGCCGGTGGCCTGGCCGGACGCCTTCCCCACCTCTGAGGACGACCTAGACCTAGGCCCCTTCTCGCTGCCAGAGCTCCCTCTGCAGGCCAAGGACGTCCCCGATGTCGAGGCCGAGCCCGTAGAAGCGGCTCTCGGTCCGCCAGAGAAGGTTCCTCCTGGGGCCCCTGTGGCCGCGGATGGTGGGGACATCCCCTCCTTGCCTGCCGAGGAGCAGCCGGCGCCGCCCCCGGACCAGCCCTGCAGCCGGCCGGCCAGCGAGCACGAGAGCTCCGAGGCGCCGAGGGTGGAGCTGCCTGTAGAAGGCGCGGTGGAAGCAGGGACCGTGGCAGACGAGAGGGGCCCCGAGGCATCGGACTCCGGCTCGGCGCCTGCGGCCACTGGACAACAACCCCTGGCGGGCAAGGACGAAGAGACCGAGGCCACCGACCACTCTGCCGCCTCTCAGTGCCCACCTGATGGCCCCACCGTGGACAGCTCGACGCAGAGCTCGACGCAGCCGAAGGCCGTGGACAGTGCTGGCCGGGACGAGGAAGAGGCCGTGCCTGCCCACGCCCCAGCCCTGGCCGAGAACCCCCCAGGCGGCCTGCAGTCGGAGGCCACGGAGCCGGAGCCCAAGCCTCCAGCTGAAGCACCCCGAGTCCCCAAGGTGGAGGAGATCCCTCAACGCATGACCAGGAACCGAGCCCAGATGCTGGCCAGTCAGAGCAAGCAGAGCACGCCCCCTGCTGagagggaggccccgcccacccctgcccccagggccaAGGCCCGGGGCTCGGAGGAGGAGGACGCCCAGTCCCAGCACCCCCGAAAGCGCCGCTTCCAGCGCTCTagccagcagctgcagcagctgcacaCGTCCACGCAGCAGACGCGGGAGGTCATCCAGCAGACGCTGGCCGCCATTGTGGACGCCATCAAGCTGGACGCCATCGAGCCCTACCACAGCGACAGGTCCAACCCCTACTTTGAGTACCTGCAGATCAGGAAGAAGATCGAGGAGAAGCGGAAGATCCTGTGCTTCATCCCGCCCCAGGCGCCCCAGTGCTACGCCGAGTACGTCACCTACACTGGCTCCTACCTGCTGGACGGCAAGCCCCTCAGCAAACTGCACATCCCTGTG ATcgcgccccctccctccctggcagAGCCCCTGAAGGAGCTGTTCAAGCAGCAGGAGGCGGTGCGGGGGAAGCTGCGTCTGCAGCACAGCATCGAGCGG GAGAAGCTGATCGTGTCCTGTGAGCAGGAGATCCTGCGGGTGCACTGCCGGGCCGCCAGGACCATCGCCAACCAGGCAGTCCCGTTCAGCGCCTGCACCATGCTGCTGGACTCGGAGGTCTACAACATGCCTCTGGAGAGCCAG GGGGACGAGAACAAGTCGGTGCGGGACCGCTTCAACGCCCGCCAGTTCATCTCCTGGCTGCAGGACGTGGATGACAAGTACGACCGCATGAAG ACGTGCCTGCTGATGCGCCAGCAGCACGAGGCCGCCGCCCTGAACGCCGTGCAGCGGATGGAGTGGCAGCTGAAGGTGCAGGAGCTGGACCCCGCCGGGCACAAGTCCCTGTGTGTGAACGAGGTGCCCTCCTTCTACGTGCCCATGGTCGACGTCAATGACGACTTCGTGCTGCTGCCAGCGTGA